Proteins encoded in a region of the Nitrospirota bacterium genome:
- a CDS encoding radical SAM protein produces MIINEIFYSIQGESTYSGLPCVFVRTTGCHLRCSWCDTEYAFEEGKSMSVEEIIDQVEKYGCRLVEVTGGEPLLQKESFVLMKTLLDRDFKVLLETSGAVDIGPVDPRVRIVMDVKCPGSHMADRMIWKNFSRLKKEDELKFVVANLDDYEWAKEVLIKWKPDQEVIFSPVFGQQNPRQLAEWILADRLPVRLQLQLHKEIWSPEMRGV; encoded by the coding sequence ATGATAATTAATGAAATCTTTTACAGTATTCAGGGTGAATCTACTTATTCAGGCCTCCCCTGTGTCTTTGTCCGAACGACCGGATGTCATTTAAGATGCAGTTGGTGCGATACCGAATATGCCTTCGAAGAAGGAAAATCCATGTCGGTTGAAGAGATCATCGATCAGGTTGAAAAATATGGATGCCGGCTTGTGGAGGTGACGGGAGGAGAGCCGCTGCTTCAAAAAGAGTCGTTTGTCCTGATGAAAACCCTATTGGATCGAGATTTCAAAGTCCTCCTTGAAACCAGCGGTGCAGTCGATATCGGACCCGTCGATCCGAGAGTCCGAATTGTGATGGATGTGAAATGTCCCGGAAGCCACATGGCCGACAGGATGATCTGGAAAAACTTCTCCCGGCTTAAAAAGGAGGATGAATTAAAATTTGTCGTCGCAAATCTGGACGATTATGAATGGGCAAAGGAAGTTTTGATCAAGTGGAAGCCGGATCAGGAAGTTATTTTTTCTCCTGTTTTTGGCCAGCAAAATCCTCGGCAACTGGCTGAATGGATTCTGGCGGATCGATTGCCGGTCCGTCTTCAGCTCCAGCTTCACAAAGAGATATGGTCCCCCGAAATGCGCGGCGTCTAA
- the nagZ gene encoding beta-N-acetylhexosaminidase, giving the protein MEIRDLIGQFLFVGFEGKKPSKELIEMIKKYKIGGVILFKRNIESLPQLVKLTSDLQKLSAPRSLFIGIDQEGGRVSRLSREFTLFPAMEFLGKLDDISLTYRVGEVTAKELKGVGINVNFAPVLDIHSQKKNPIIGDRAFGETPALVSKHGLALIMGHEDNGVMPCGKHFPGHGDTTTDSHKTLPRIDHSLERLLDFEMKPFQHAVANRLEAVMTAHVLYTQLDPDHPASLSKNIISNILRNGMRFDGLVISDDLEMMAIRDHYSVKEAAVRAISAGSDTLLVCKEAALQIEAYEGILNAFEKNILTQERLTESLDRIFRLKEKYAGLIPPVPKLKQALAIVGSESHRAVLSKVLEFSKRKSPSPVKSSRHTVNS; this is encoded by the coding sequence ATGGAAATCAGAGATCTCATCGGTCAATTTCTTTTTGTCGGTTTTGAAGGGAAAAAGCCATCAAAAGAGCTGATCGAGATGATCAAGAAATATAAAATCGGCGGCGTCATCTTATTTAAGAGAAATATCGAATCCCTTCCGCAGTTGGTTAAGCTGACATCAGACCTTCAAAAATTATCCGCTCCCCGGTCACTCTTTATCGGCATTGATCAGGAGGGGGGGAGAGTCTCGAGGCTTTCCAGGGAATTTACCCTGTTCCCGGCGATGGAATTCTTGGGGAAACTGGACGATATCTCTTTAACCTATCGTGTCGGTGAGGTCACCGCCAAAGAACTCAAGGGAGTCGGAATTAATGTCAATTTTGCTCCCGTACTCGACATCCACAGCCAGAAAAAGAATCCCATTATCGGAGACCGTGCGTTCGGTGAAACGCCCGCTTTAGTGAGCAAGCATGGATTGGCCCTGATTATGGGGCATGAAGATAACGGCGTCATGCCCTGCGGAAAACATTTTCCGGGCCATGGCGATACGACAACGGATTCCCACAAAACCCTTCCCCGGATTGATCACTCGCTGGAACGGCTCCTCGATTTTGAAATGAAACCGTTTCAACATGCGGTCGCGAACCGTCTGGAAGCTGTGATGACGGCCCACGTCCTTTATACGCAGCTTGATCCGGATCATCCCGCTTCTCTTTCGAAAAACATTATTTCAAATATTTTGCGCAATGGAATGAGATTTGACGGTCTGGTTATCAGCGACGACCTGGAAATGATGGCGATCCGGGACCATTATTCGGTCAAAGAGGCAGCGGTCAGAGCGATATCAGCCGGCTCAGATACTTTGTTGGTCTGTAAAGAAGCAGCACTTCAGATCGAGGCCTATGAGGGAATATTGAACGCTTTTGAAAAAAATATACTTACCCAGGAACGACTCACCGAATCGTTAGACCGGATCTTCCGTCTGAAAGAAAAGTATGCTGGTCTGATCCCCCCTGTTCCGAAATTGAAGCAGGCCCTGGCCATCGTCGGGAGCGAA
- a CDS encoding leucyl aminopeptidase, protein MEIKVIKGKIFQSEDPIVILPVFSEKGLEGNVKSVDKLLHGAISEIFRSGEFKGKPNELYLLQTRRGLKSHRLLMVGLGARKKATLNTLREAFGKGAVFMRSRGFKKFSSPISSDLLIKEKMRDWVQAMVEGVILGSYQFNQYKTDSSEDKSEVEEWTLLVEDEKKLSEVKKGVQVGKILSEGVMLARDLGNQPSNVVTPGRLAEEAIKIGRELPVKITILEREDMEDLKMGSFLGVSKGSEEPPKFIILEYSPMAKARPTVLVGKSITFDSGGISLKPAEKMEQMKGDMSGGAAVLSSIKVAAQLKLPMNLVGILPATENLPSGTATKPGDILTSLSGQTIEVINTDAEGRLILADALTYARRFKPEALIDMATLTGAVVIALGGEAIGMLGTSDDLKERFKKAGEKTGERVWELPLWEKYYELIKSDVADMKNTGGRGAGTITAAAFLSKFVEEGTPWIHLDIAGTAWTESDHPYIPKGNCGIGVRLLIQFLMDSAARR, encoded by the coding sequence ATGGAAATTAAAGTCATTAAGGGGAAAATTTTTCAATCCGAAGACCCGATCGTTATCCTCCCGGTCTTTTCCGAAAAAGGTTTGGAAGGAAATGTAAAATCCGTTGATAAGCTGTTGCATGGCGCGATCTCGGAAATTTTTCGCTCTGGCGAGTTTAAAGGAAAACCAAATGAGCTCTATCTCCTTCAGACCCGGAGAGGTCTTAAATCACATCGGCTTCTGATGGTCGGTCTGGGCGCCCGGAAAAAGGCGACGCTGAATACACTCAGGGAGGCCTTTGGCAAAGGTGCTGTCTTTATGCGGAGCCGGGGTTTCAAGAAATTTTCATCTCCGATTTCATCTGATCTATTAATCAAGGAAAAAATGCGGGACTGGGTCCAGGCAATGGTTGAAGGTGTCATTCTGGGATCTTATCAGTTTAATCAGTATAAAACAGACTCCTCGGAGGATAAGTCCGAAGTTGAGGAATGGACCCTCCTGGTAGAAGATGAGAAGAAATTGTCTGAAGTCAAGAAAGGGGTCCAGGTCGGCAAGATTCTTTCGGAAGGGGTGATGCTTGCCAGAGATCTGGGGAATCAACCTTCGAATGTGGTGACGCCCGGAAGACTTGCGGAAGAAGCGATCAAAATAGGCCGGGAACTTCCGGTGAAAATCACCATCCTGGAACGGGAAGATATGGAAGATCTTAAAATGGGCTCTTTCCTGGGAGTTTCCAAAGGAAGTGAGGAACCTCCCAAGTTTATTATCCTGGAATATTCGCCCATGGCTAAGGCGCGTCCGACCGTTCTGGTTGGAAAATCAATTACATTTGATTCCGGCGGAATTTCGCTCAAACCCGCCGAAAAGATGGAGCAGATGAAAGGGGATATGTCAGGCGGGGCTGCGGTCCTCTCCTCGATTAAAGTGGCCGCCCAATTGAAGTTGCCGATGAATCTCGTCGGAATTCTCCCCGCGACTGAAAACCTTCCGAGCGGCACAGCGACCAAGCCGGGCGATATATTAACCTCCCTTTCCGGACAGACTATCGAAGTCATAAATACCGATGCCGAAGGACGACTCATTCTGGCGGATGCCCTGACCTATGCCCGCCGTTTTAAACCGGAAGCGCTTATCGATATGGCGACCTTAACCGGCGCGGTGGTCATCGCACTGGGAGGAGAAGCCATTGGAATGTTGGGAACGTCGGATGATCTAAAAGAGAGATTTAAGAAAGCAGGTGAGAAAACGGGAGAAAGAGTCTGGGAGCTTCCTCTTTGGGAAAAATATTACGAACTGATCAAAAGCGATGTGGCCGATATGAAAAATACGGGGGGACGCGGGGCAGGAACCATTACCGCGGCCGCGTTCTTAAGCAAATTTGTCGAAGAGGGAACCCCGTGGATTCATCTCGATATCGCCGGGACAGCCTGGACGGAATCAGATCATCCCTATATACCGAAAGGAAATTGCGGCATCGGGGTACGATTGTTAATCCAGTTCTTGATGGATTCCGCCGCGAGAAGGTGA